Genomic DNA from Gimesia aquarii:
ACCAGAGCCTGACTTTATGTTCCAAGTAGGATCCTCTAAATCAATTTCCAACCTTTGCGGTATTCGCGGCGGATATATTGATCGGATTCAGGAGCATTCGTCGCGCGCATGGCTTGGGTGTCCCAGTGTAGTTTTTTGCCTGTGCGATAAGCTACATTACCAAGATGGTTAGCTTCTGTTAACAGACCTGCGTACTCGAAGTTGCACGTAGTAGGTTCGCCTGTTTTGCTGGCGTGAATCCACTCGGCATGATGTCCCAATGACTTGGGAATCGAAGGTGCTGGAGGAGTGAAGTCAGCGAATTCGTTTTCTGGCAGTAAAACATGTTTTCGGTAATCAGAAAGTAACATGCCTTTCTCACCGACAAACAGCACGCCGTTGCCCCACTGAGGAATTTTCTTTTCCAGCCACAGCTTCGGTTTATTCGTACCTTGATACCAGCCGACCGTCACAGGGGGTAAATCGCCGCGTTGTCCGTATTCATAAACTGCCTGCATCGATGCTGGTGCGATTTCTTTTTGAATTGGAGGCCCTTTCGCTTCGATGGTAAGCGGGTGATCGAGTTTTAAAGCCCAGAAGGGTAAATCGATCCAATGGCTGCCTAAGTCAGACATTGTTCCATTTCCAAAATCCCACCAACGGTACCATTTTGGTCCCGGGAAATAAATGTTGTTAAAGGGACGTTCTGGTGCGGGGCCCAGCCAGAGATCCCAGTCAACTCCTTTGGGCACAGGATCAGAATGACTCGGACGTTTAGGGGAATACACGATGTCTTTGGCAGCTTTCGCTTCTGTTTCTGAAGGATGCCAGCCCCAGGCACGGGAAACCCACACATGTGCTTCCTGTACGGGACCAATGGCCCCTGATTGAACGAGTTCGACCACTCGGCGGTAATTATCACCCGCATGAATTTGTGTGCCCATCTGCGTCGCGACATTGGCTTTCCGGGCTGCTTCTCGAATCACGCGGGCTTCCCACACACTGTGTGTCAAAGGTTTTTCACAATAGACATGTTTTTTGAATTGAAGAGCAGGTAGCGTGGCGAATGCATGAGTATGTTCGCAAGTACTAACGACAACCGCATCAAATTTATCAGGATGGTCGTAGACTTTACGGAAGTCCTTGAATTTTTCTGCCTTGGGATGGCTCTGCCCAGCGCGGAACAGGTTCTGTTCGTTAACATCACAGAGCACGGTAATATTTTCAGAAGAGACAGATCTCAAATTACTGCCGCCACGGCCTCCGGAACCGATTATGGCGATATTCAGTTTTTCATTTAGGTTCCTGCCACGAACAAAGGCAGGAGCACCGAAGCCAATCGCGGCAGCAGAGGCGGAAGCAGCCAAAAATTTTCTGCGGTTCAAAGAAGAATGAGTCTTGTCTGTTTTATTGGTTTTGTCTTGCACAGTGCGCCTCCGCTCCTGAAGAAGAATTAAGTTGCATCAAGTCATGATTCTACATTATCAACTATGGCAAGATTGGAAGGGCTTGGCAAGACAAAATGCATGACTCCTGCAAAATCTTAGCTGATCCTAGGTTGCTTTAATCGTTAGATGCACTAAAACATTGAGCGCAAAGCTCCACATGACTATCATTGTCGGGAAGATAATGAGAATGGCATTCGCTACAGACAGATAACTGTCCTGGATACTCTTCAAGCAGATTTAGATAATCTAAAATCTGGCTTTCAATTTCAACCACGCCGATGATTCCCTGGCTGAGATAAATGACTTCATTGAGTAATGCCGCTGCCTCAGAGGGATAGGCCATCTGTTGCTGGTCTGGCTGTCTGCTTCCACGTGAGAGTTGTTTTGTCTGTGAGTTCGTAATGACCGACCAGAGATGTCCGGCGCGCCAGTGACCATCACTGTTTTGTTGTAGATACACTTCAACTCGATTTGTCTCTGGTGGCGTCAGAGGAATGCGGACGAGTTGAATTGGCCCATCTGAGTCACTAGCCTGTGATGTGCGTTGATTTTCCTGGATCGTGTGAGAGGGAGAAGCTTCAATTGTAGATTCTGATTCCGATTCCATCTTTTGTGAAAGTTTTTCTTCCTGT
This window encodes:
- a CDS encoding Gfo/Idh/MocA family protein, with amino-acid sequence MQDKTNKTDKTHSSLNRRKFLAASASAAAIGFGAPAFVRGRNLNEKLNIAIIGSGGRGGSNLRSVSSENITVLCDVNEQNLFRAGQSHPKAEKFKDFRKVYDHPDKFDAVVVSTCEHTHAFATLPALQFKKHVYCEKPLTHSVWEARVIREAARKANVATQMGTQIHAGDNYRRVVELVQSGAIGPVQEAHVWVSRAWGWHPSETEAKAAKDIVYSPKRPSHSDPVPKGVDWDLWLGPAPERPFNNIYFPGPKWYRWWDFGNGTMSDLGSHWIDLPFWALKLDHPLTIEAKGPPIQKEIAPASMQAVYEYGQRGDLPPVTVGWYQGTNKPKLWLEKKIPQWGNGVLFVGEKGMLLSDYRKHVLLPENEFADFTPPAPSIPKSLGHHAEWIHASKTGEPTTCNFEYAGLLTEANHLGNVAYRTGKKLHWDTQAMRATNAPESDQYIRREYRKGWKLI